One segment of Streptomyces sp. XD-27 DNA contains the following:
- a CDS encoding DUF6603 domain-containing protein, protein MTTLGKPSGPTTSTTGTGTATTTGTATTGANSTGWKALDRRIGPLYVRRLGVGTSDRKIWFLLDADLVFGGLSLAADGLGFGVSPDALQGGDPRLEGALSGLAVAYSGPSLTVAGAIEKEPPTGEFDLSLSGGIVARTEKFSLEALGNFQHARSGWFALDVLGVLGAQFGEPPVFVVTQLAGGFGYNSRLRVPTLAQVGQFPLLKALTDGTVGAGTGTGSGTGTSTDAGTATGTTTGTSDAAGQLLTLLRDLRGSSGTGGTGWITPAPGSFWAAAGLTFTAFEMISGEAVLAVGVSGDVSITLAGHANASFPSLKDAPDKDNPRRYAVADVDVLVNYRTSTRLFAAEAVLTARSFLLDTDCRLTGGLALYVWTGGPHGGDFVLTVGGYPDHYPVPAHYPRVERVGVNWSPGGGVSISGTAYCALTPQAVMAGGALDVSYHSGGLKAWLDASVHAVVSWAPFHFDVGISVSVGVEYTFSTLGWEHTIGAHITVGLDVWGPPTGGRAHVDLTVVSFSVPFGQDRPSKPNELGWAQVRDKLLPAQTLCLSPLGGLKPSGGAKDGTDWHASASGFGFSVRCAVPATAMAFCGKPMDLGSPGALALRPMHRQGLTCSHALAICFQPETGGQARDLNDLELAGWTRTPVIGAVPAAVWGPPLPGDGQQVPDPATGLLPGLGLGMTVTADTPRLHGPLTVPGRLLISGDDRRTTLPLRPQP, encoded by the coding sequence ATGACGACCCTCGGCAAGCCGTCCGGCCCCACGACGTCCACGACGGGCACCGGCACCGCGACAACCACGGGCACCGCGACGACCGGGGCGAACTCGACCGGCTGGAAGGCCCTCGACCGGCGGATCGGTCCGCTGTACGTCCGCCGCCTGGGGGTCGGCACGTCCGACCGGAAGATCTGGTTCCTGCTCGACGCCGACCTGGTCTTCGGCGGGCTCAGCCTGGCCGCCGACGGGCTCGGGTTCGGCGTGTCGCCCGACGCCCTGCAGGGCGGGGACCCGCGGCTCGAAGGCGCGCTCAGCGGGCTGGCCGTCGCGTACTCGGGCCCGTCGCTCACCGTGGCGGGCGCGATCGAGAAGGAGCCGCCGACGGGCGAGTTCGATCTGAGCCTGAGCGGCGGGATCGTCGCGCGGACCGAGAAGTTCTCACTGGAGGCACTGGGGAACTTCCAGCACGCGAGGTCCGGCTGGTTCGCGCTCGACGTGCTGGGCGTGCTCGGCGCGCAGTTCGGCGAACCGCCCGTCTTCGTGGTGACGCAGCTGGCCGGTGGGTTCGGCTACAACAGCCGGCTACGGGTGCCCACGCTGGCCCAGGTGGGGCAGTTCCCCCTGCTCAAGGCGCTGACGGACGGCACCGTCGGCGCGGGTACGGGTACGGGCAGCGGGACCGGCACATCCACCGACGCCGGCACAGCCACCGGCACGACCACCGGCACGAGCGACGCCGCCGGGCAGCTCCTCACCCTGCTCCGCGACCTGCGCGGCTCCTCCGGCACGGGCGGCACCGGCTGGATCACCCCAGCGCCCGGCAGCTTCTGGGCCGCCGCCGGCCTCACCTTCACCGCCTTCGAGATGATCAGCGGCGAGGCGGTGCTGGCCGTCGGCGTCTCCGGCGACGTCAGCATCACCCTCGCCGGGCACGCCAACGCGTCCTTCCCTTCCCTCAAGGACGCCCCCGACAAGGACAACCCGCGCCGCTACGCCGTCGCCGACGTCGACGTCCTGGTGAACTACCGCACCTCCACCCGCCTCTTCGCCGCCGAGGCCGTCCTGACCGCACGGTCCTTCCTCCTCGACACCGACTGCCGCCTCACGGGCGGGCTGGCGCTGTACGTGTGGACCGGCGGGCCGCACGGCGGGGACTTCGTCCTGACCGTCGGCGGCTACCCCGACCACTATCCGGTGCCCGCCCACTACCCGCGGGTCGAGCGGGTCGGCGTCAACTGGTCGCCCGGCGGCGGAGTCTCGATCTCCGGCACCGCCTACTGCGCGCTCACCCCGCAGGCCGTCATGGCGGGCGGCGCGCTCGACGTCTCGTACCACTCGGGCGGCCTGAAAGCCTGGCTGGACGCCTCCGTGCACGCCGTCGTCTCCTGGGCGCCCTTCCACTTCGACGTCGGCATCTCCGTCTCGGTCGGAGTCGAGTACACGTTCTCCACCCTCGGCTGGGAACACACCATCGGCGCGCACATCACCGTCGGACTGGACGTCTGGGGGCCGCCGACCGGCGGGCGGGCGCATGTCGATCTGACGGTCGTGTCGTTCAGCGTGCCCTTCGGCCAGGACCGCCCGTCCAAGCCCAATGAACTGGGCTGGGCGCAGGTGCGCGACAAGCTGCTGCCCGCTCAGACGCTGTGCCTGTCGCCCCTCGGCGGACTCAAACCCTCCGGCGGCGCGAAGGACGGCACCGACTGGCACGCCTCGGCCTCCGGCTTCGGCTTCTCCGTGCGCTGCGCGGTGCCCGCCACCGCCATGGCCTTCTGCGGCAAGCCCATGGATCTCGGCAGCCCTGGCGCCCTCGCGCTGCGGCCAATGCACCGCCAGGGCCTCACCTGCTCCCACGCCCTGGCCATCTGCTTCCAACCGGAGACGGGCGGGCAGGCCCGGGACCTGAACGACCTCGAGCTCGCCGGCTGGACCCGCACCCCGGTCATCGGCGCCGTACCCGCCGCGGTCTGGGGCCCGCCGCTGCCCGGCGACGGACAGCAGGTGCCCGACCCCGCCACCGGTCTGCTCCCCGGGCTCGGCCTCGGCATGACCGTCACCGCCGACACCCCGCGGCTGCACGGGCCGCTCACCGTACCCGGCCGCCTCCTCATCAGCGGAGACGACCGCAGGACCACGCTGCCGCTGCGCCCACAGCCGTGA
- a CDS encoding ABC transporter ATP-binding protein — translation MDEPDGAFATAQRQFATSFLPHAGGHRWRVVHGGVEPEHARRLESELDALQRRADDVRRQLAARQWELYAIWRGSVDDGAPEDLAHQLTRELDATAEDTVAAEVKGLKRRLTTMLARLPLDADGNPGDAASRTFLQRAQMPAGWRLVREDLPPFHRALDPVVLLTLPQKTPPLAPADGSGPLVCRTTADLPPAGPNETADLSGSAPLDDALARQAAELQRAVRDTADHPGVRTWTHPWHPLYLEWQVGFRPVDCAGAGSPDWTFMAPFLTSWYREITDRIKATHRRAAPRVLRVTLLGATVSGLMLAATWAALGWLAATGRMDLALAATAVVAVRTSTGALTSLVMAAARLFRTSLYLEDWQAFLRRAKALRTERGTEMIPLGAPAVIEAKDVTCTYPGADVPAVDGISLTLRQGELIALVGENGSGMTTLSTLLTGLRVASTGTVTWDGTDRPHSVWSCVGLVPQDYTRWPMDLRANIHLGQPRTADDVLLLEAARAAGADSVIAKVPYGLDPLVPGWGEPPRLPAARRPWTA, via the coding sequence ATGGACGAGCCCGACGGCGCCTTCGCCACCGCGCAGCGGCAGTTCGCCACCTCCTTCCTGCCCCATGCAGGCGGCCACCGGTGGCGGGTCGTGCACGGCGGCGTCGAACCGGAGCACGCCCGGCGCCTGGAAAGCGAGCTCGACGCGCTCCAGCGGCGCGCGGACGACGTCCGCCGCCAACTCGCCGCCAGGCAGTGGGAGCTGTACGCGATCTGGCGCGGCAGCGTCGACGACGGAGCACCCGAAGATCTCGCCCACCAGCTGACCCGGGAGTTGGACGCCACGGCAGAAGACACCGTCGCCGCCGAGGTCAAGGGCCTCAAGCGCCGGTTGACGACGATGCTCGCCCGGCTGCCGCTCGACGCCGACGGCAACCCCGGCGACGCCGCGAGCCGGACGTTCCTGCAGCGTGCCCAGATGCCCGCCGGCTGGCGGCTGGTCCGCGAGGACCTGCCGCCCTTCCACCGCGCCCTGGACCCGGTGGTGCTGCTCACCCTCCCGCAGAAGACCCCGCCGCTCGCCCCCGCCGACGGCAGCGGGCCGCTGGTCTGCCGGACCACCGCCGACCTGCCGCCCGCCGGGCCGAACGAGACCGCCGACCTCTCCGGTTCGGCCCCACTCGACGACGCCCTCGCCCGGCAGGCCGCCGAACTCCAGCGCGCCGTACGGGACACCGCCGACCACCCCGGCGTCCGCACCTGGACCCACCCCTGGCACCCCCTCTACCTGGAATGGCAGGTCGGGTTCCGGCCGGTGGACTGCGCGGGTGCGGGCTCACCCGACTGGACCTTCATGGCCCCCTTCCTGACCAGCTGGTACCGCGAGATCACCGACCGAATCAAGGCCACCCACCGTCGCGCGGCCCCGCGGGTCCTGCGAGTCACCCTGCTCGGCGCCACGGTCAGTGGCCTGATGCTCGCCGCGACCTGGGCCGCGCTCGGCTGGCTGGCGGCCACCGGCCGTATGGACCTGGCCCTCGCCGCCACCGCCGTCGTCGCGGTCCGCACCTCCACCGGCGCGCTGACCTCCCTGGTCATGGCCGCCGCCCGGCTGTTCCGCACCAGCCTGTACCTGGAGGACTGGCAGGCGTTCCTGCGCCGGGCGAAGGCCCTGCGCACCGAGCGTGGAACCGAGATGATCCCGCTCGGTGCGCCGGCCGTGATCGAGGCGAAGGATGTCACCTGCACCTACCCGGGTGCCGACGTCCCGGCGGTCGACGGGATCAGCCTCACCCTCCGCCAAGGCGAACTGATCGCGCTGGTCGGCGAGAACGGCTCAGGCATGACCACCCTGTCCACCCTGCTCACCGGACTGCGCGTCGCCAGCACCGGAACGGTGACCTGGGACGGCACCGACCGTCCGCACAGCGTGTGGTCCTGCGTCGGACTGGTGCCGCAGGACTACACCCGCTGGCCCATGGACCTGCGCGCCAACATCCACCTCGGCCAGCCCCGCACCGCCGACGACGTGCTGCTCCTGGAGGCCGCGCGGGCAGCCGGCGCGGACAGTGTCATCGCGAAGGTCCCGTACGGGCTCGACCCCCTGGTGCCTGGCTGGGGCGAACCGCCACGACTCCCCGCTGCTCGCCGACCTTGGACCGCCTGA
- a CDS encoding WD40 repeat domain-containing protein, producing MTHELTPSTSAIFIGQETSRDKGNKAYVQGIPTYDEAALLAALTVLEGPASGDGSQPAPLPGLFADPAALAAAGPAELENLLTDADWTSFVSARDLLPLRARLTALERDHGLTSAHRLATNRIRVRGTMLSRPYGHRSEITALALSPSGTHLVTGDWGEGESGTAQVWEVATGRCVNVLKWIDGGVGWDGYARTMQWSSDGLHLGMAFRTNAIGVWDPFGESSEPRAEAQVTNGASRPPAWALHPDGRSAFVETGNKDSVGVHGCLAPLEHGKLFWLAEEAEMPHEYILAKGPIPASVQDCGEELWVDWSPVWSPDGSRLYVANRSEAFVVDVATGAPLWCTRVDWLAEWSPDGRYLAHVHRGRLHFRDAATGRPAADPAPTAGSRWNFSLHWGMRGDTARLAAVLSEKAAEPGVEVYGDGRLSHRLAVTPAETALARENKDFAVWAWAPSGDRGAVLTAAGDIEVWSLGDSEPRRLHKLAAPAGTQGVLWGADDVIVAVGEKVLRFLRADNGETVGDYTFLRDADAELPLHGDYVYDHFDGRILALDDHTWCLPVEPDMAIAPPERRADVEAHLAWIVDRRFAWPLHWGRFDIWPDAQTAVANLRTTSPDTGELRQAVRETAG from the coding sequence GTGACACACGAGCTCACGCCTTCGACCTCCGCGATCTTCATAGGACAGGAGACGTCGAGGGACAAGGGCAACAAGGCGTACGTCCAGGGCATACCGACATATGACGAGGCGGCGCTCCTCGCGGCGCTGACGGTGCTTGAGGGCCCGGCGAGCGGGGATGGTTCCCAGCCCGCTCCCTTGCCGGGCCTTTTCGCGGACCCCGCCGCCCTCGCCGCGGCTGGCCCGGCCGAGCTGGAGAACCTGCTGACGGACGCGGACTGGACATCCTTCGTTTCCGCCCGCGACCTGCTCCCTTTGCGGGCCCGGCTGACCGCTCTTGAGCGCGACCACGGCCTCACCTCGGCGCACCGGCTCGCCACGAACAGGATCCGCGTGCGGGGCACGATGCTCAGCCGCCCCTACGGACACCGCTCAGAAATCACCGCACTGGCGCTCAGTCCTTCCGGGACTCATCTGGTCACCGGCGACTGGGGTGAGGGCGAGAGTGGCACCGCGCAGGTCTGGGAGGTCGCGACTGGGCGATGCGTCAACGTCCTGAAGTGGATCGACGGCGGCGTCGGCTGGGACGGCTATGCGCGTACCATGCAGTGGTCGTCTGACGGCCTGCACCTGGGCATGGCCTTCCGCACCAACGCGATCGGTGTGTGGGACCCGTTCGGCGAGTCCTCCGAGCCACGTGCGGAGGCCCAGGTGACCAACGGCGCTTCCCGTCCGCCGGCTTGGGCGCTGCATCCCGATGGGCGCAGCGCCTTTGTCGAGACGGGCAACAAGGACAGTGTCGGTGTGCACGGCTGCCTCGCCCCGTTGGAGCACGGCAAGCTGTTCTGGCTGGCCGAGGAGGCCGAGATGCCGCACGAGTACATCCTGGCCAAGGGGCCCATACCGGCGAGCGTCCAGGACTGCGGGGAGGAGCTGTGGGTCGACTGGTCGCCTGTTTGGTCTCCCGACGGAAGCCGGCTGTACGTCGCCAATCGCTCCGAGGCGTTTGTCGTCGACGTCGCCACGGGCGCCCCGCTCTGGTGCACCAGGGTCGACTGGCTTGCCGAGTGGAGCCCGGACGGACGCTACCTCGCCCATGTCCACCGAGGGCGGCTGCACTTCCGTGACGCGGCTACTGGCCGTCCGGCCGCCGACCCCGCACCGACCGCCGGGTCACGCTGGAATTTCTCGCTGCACTGGGGCATGCGCGGTGACACGGCCCGACTTGCCGCCGTGCTGAGCGAGAAGGCGGCCGAACCCGGCGTGGAGGTCTACGGGGACGGGCGGCTCAGCCACCGACTGGCCGTCACCCCTGCGGAGACAGCCCTGGCCCGTGAGAACAAGGACTTCGCGGTATGGGCATGGGCACCGTCCGGAGACCGGGGAGCTGTTCTCACGGCAGCGGGGGATATCGAGGTCTGGTCGCTGGGCGACAGCGAGCCACGACGACTGCACAAGCTCGCCGCCCCGGCCGGTACACAAGGCGTGCTGTGGGGCGCTGACGACGTGATCGTCGCGGTAGGCGAGAAGGTGCTGCGGTTCCTGCGGGCCGACAACGGCGAAACCGTGGGCGACTATACGTTTCTTCGGGATGCGGACGCTGAGTTGCCGCTCCACGGGGACTATGTCTACGACCACTTCGATGGCAGAATCCTCGCACTCGACGATCACACCTGGTGTCTACCCGTCGAACCGGACATGGCGATCGCACCACCCGAGCGCCGTGCCGACGTCGAAGCGCACTTGGCCTGGATCGTCGACCGGCGCTTCGCCTGGCCGCTCCACTGGGGCCGGTTCGACATCTGGCCGGACGCACAGACAGCGGTCGCCAACCTCCGGACGACGTCACCGGACACCGGGGAACTGCGGCAGGCCGTCAGGGAGACAGCCGGATAA